One segment of Aquimarina sp. BL5 DNA contains the following:
- a CDS encoding GTP-binding protein — protein sequence MLKKNMEAIITVVGFLGAGKTTLLKHLIENFSANGWNPFVILNDYENANMDVQQFAKQIELKNIKPLSGSCICCSGIDELRNIVNRIPERVQGVTLIEANGTSDACSLMEFLGVGMNDRFLPPIQVSVIDVKNWQKRGEHNELEANQIQVSSLLVLTHLEKINQNRKNLVIDELKKLNPVATIVTMESLDTLLLPKLLPSVNMAQKLDHQKAHWSSCSIDLPVLPSEKCIHDICRALPKSILRVKGCTKIGNAKAYTFFERTPDGKVFIRPFNGVPITDSKLLTIGPGSEPAFLEKTLRTVLSINDEVHYHNDK from the coding sequence ATGTTAAAGAAAAATATGGAAGCCATTATAACTGTTGTTGGATTTTTGGGTGCTGGTAAAACAACATTGTTGAAACATTTGATAGAAAATTTTTCTGCTAATGGATGGAATCCTTTTGTTATTCTTAATGATTACGAAAATGCCAATATGGATGTGCAACAATTTGCTAAACAAATTGAACTAAAGAACATTAAACCTTTAAGCGGCAGTTGTATCTGTTGTAGTGGTATAGATGAACTCAGAAACATTGTAAATAGAATTCCTGAAAGAGTACAGGGAGTTACGCTGATTGAAGCTAACGGAACATCAGACGCATGCTCACTAATGGAGTTTTTAGGTGTAGGAATGAATGATAGATTTTTGCCACCCATTCAGGTTTCTGTAATAGACGTTAAAAATTGGCAAAAGCGAGGAGAGCATAATGAACTGGAGGCTAATCAAATTCAGGTTTCTTCATTATTAGTTTTAACACATTTAGAAAAGATAAATCAAAATAGAAAAAATCTGGTGATTGATGAATTAAAAAAGCTGAACCCAGTAGCTACAATAGTAACTATGGAAAGTTTGGACACTCTATTACTACCTAAATTATTACCTTCAGTAAATATGGCACAAAAGTTAGATCATCAAAAAGCACATTGGTCTTCGTGTTCTATTGATTTGCCTGTTTTACCTAGTGAAAAATGTATACACGATATTTGTCGTGCACTTCCTAAAAGTATTCTCAGAGTAAAAGGTTGCACTAAAATAGGCAATGCAAAAGCATATACTTTTTTTGAACGCACTCCTGATGGTAAAGTATTTATAAGGCCATTTAATGGTGTTCCGATAACCGATTCTAAATTGTTGACTATTGGACCTGGTAGTGAACCTGCTTTTCTTGAAAAAACACTAAGAACCGTGCTCTCTATAAATGATGAAGTGCATTATCATAACGATAAGTAA
- a CDS encoding alpha/beta hydrolase, translated as METKTYTMRVSKLVLICVLLFNTISAQENIENDHSPIVEKSYLKLPKIEVIPIKDTKTDKNYELYIKLPEGYSENKDKKYRLLYFTDAMWHVEILSASTEFMLEDVILVGISWQKDIAKDLKQQYGDHASRFTDYSFWKKANPDHPKLKFGQAKNHLTFISKEVIQYVDNNYRTDPESRTYFGYSLSGAFGAYILLTQPDTFDNYILGSPLSKGIIPYLSEISSKLEALESNNNSTLNVNVFIAYGTSEKEKAEPTAEFINLLDNKTNLGLSIQNKVIEGDHQTAFPMIAVQSVAWLANLLKDGSE; from the coding sequence ATGGAAACAAAAACATATACTATGAGAGTCTCTAAATTAGTATTAATATGTGTTTTATTATTTAATACTATTTCTGCACAGGAAAATATTGAAAACGATCATTCACCTATTGTGGAAAAGTCCTATTTAAAATTACCAAAGATCGAAGTGATCCCAATAAAAGATACTAAGACAGACAAAAATTATGAACTTTATATAAAGCTGCCTGAAGGATATTCAGAAAACAAGGATAAAAAATACCGTCTATTATATTTTACTGATGCCATGTGGCATGTCGAAATACTATCTGCCTCCACGGAATTCATGCTGGAAGATGTTATTCTAGTTGGAATTTCTTGGCAGAAGGACATCGCAAAAGATCTAAAGCAACAATATGGGGATCATGCCAGCCGATTTACTGATTATTCATTTTGGAAAAAAGCAAACCCTGATCATCCTAAATTGAAATTTGGTCAAGCTAAAAATCACTTGACATTTATTAGCAAAGAGGTTATCCAATATGTAGATAACAATTACCGCACTGATCCAGAAAGTCGTACCTATTTCGGTTACTCATTAAGCGGTGCATTCGGTGCTTATATATTGCTGACTCAACCTGATACTTTTGATAATTACATTCTTGGTAGTCCATTGAGTAAAGGCATAATCCCATACCTTTCTGAGATTAGTAGTAAACTCGAAGCTTTGGAGTCAAATAATAACAGTACATTAAATGTTAACGTATTTATTGCCTACGGCACATCAGAAAAAGAGAAAGCCGAACCTACCGCCGAATTTATTAATTTACTGGATAATAAAACTAATTTAGGTTTATCCATACAAAATAAAGTAATTGAAGGTGATCATCAAACCGCTTTCCCTATGATTGCTGTACAAAGTGTCGCTTGGTTAGCTAATTTGCTGAAAGACGGCTCTGAATAA
- the mog gene encoding molybdopterin adenylyltransferase, producing MSIAKIGIITVSDRCHKGVYEDISGKAIIDTLQDYLVSDWKSVYKIVPDEQEDIEKTIIDMVDNEKCCLVVTTGGTGPAKRDVTPEATEAVCDRMMPGFGELMRTESLKFVPTAILSRQTAGLRKNSLIINLPGKPKSIRECLDAVFPAVPYCIDLMNGPYLVCNNEIIKPFRPNSK from the coding sequence ATGTCAATAGCAAAAATAGGTATAATAACAGTAAGTGACAGATGCCATAAGGGCGTTTACGAAGACATCAGTGGAAAAGCTATAATTGATACATTACAGGACTATTTGGTTTCTGATTGGAAAAGCGTTTATAAAATAGTCCCGGATGAGCAGGAGGATATTGAAAAAACAATTATCGATATGGTTGATAATGAAAAATGTTGCTTGGTTGTTACCACAGGAGGGACTGGTCCAGCCAAAAGAGATGTTACACCAGAAGCTACAGAAGCCGTATGCGATCGTATGATGCCTGGTTTTGGTGAACTCATGAGAACCGAATCTTTGAAATTTGTACCTACTGCCATTCTATCCCGCCAAACGGCTGGACTTAGAAAAAACAGCTTAATTATTAATCTACCAGGAAAACCAAAATCAATTAGAGAATGTTTAGATGCCGTTTTCCCTGCAGTACCGTATTGTATAGACCTTATGAATGGTCCATATTTAGTATGTAATAACGAAATTATCAAACCATTTAGACCAAATAGCAAGTAA
- a CDS encoding glycosyl hydrolase — protein sequence MKTLSHIFCTLMLTFLMVFSTSAQEKASTENPFDGLKLRSIGPAFMSGRIADIAIHPNNENIWYVAVGSGGVWKTINSGTTWVPIFDKETSYSIGTVTIDPNNPQTIWVGTGEDVGGRHVGFGDGVYRSDDGGQTWTNMGLKETQHISRVKVHPDNSNIIWVTAQGPLWSKGGQRGLYKSKDRGKTWTKTLGDDTWTGVTELVYDPRNPDRMYAATWQRHRTVAAYIGNGPGTALYRSDDGGDTWEKLTNGLPKTSMGKTGLAISPHNPDVLYAAIELDRRTGALYRSEDGGSSWSKQSNTISGGTGPHYYQELYASPHQKDRLYLMDNTMQISEDGGKTFYRMNRKNKHGDNHAIAFRKNDPNYLLVGTDGGLYESFDLTKSWKYIENLPVTQFYKLAIDDAEPFYNIYGGTQDNSTEGGPSRTDNIHGIQNSDWRVILNWDGHQPATEPGNPNIVYAERQEGTLSRLDMKTGEAVDIQPQPAEGDAIQRFNWDAPILVSPHKPSTIYFASQRVWKSENRGDSWTAISKDLTKNEERITLSIMGRQQSWDNAWDVYAMSNYNTITSLSESPKQEGLLYAGTDDGMINITENGGVNWRQIKVNQLPGVPSTAFVNDIKADLHDANTVYVALDNHKYGDFKPYLYKSTNKGQTWESLTKTIPDNHLVWRLVQDHVAPNLLFIGTEFGLFFSVDGGKQWTALKGNVPTISFRDLAIQKRENDLVAASFGRGFYILDDYSGLRDISTTVLNAEAKLFPVRDAWWYIQRSQLSFEANKGSQGDSHFVAPNPDFGALFTYYLKQAPVLQKEQRKTKEKNINNQNIPFPGWKILEDEKLEQKPQLVFVIKNQAGEVIRNIFKEAKSGINRTAWDLRYPNYNPIGLNDKNSSKDESRGLLAAPGTYSVTMYLSHNGTIKQLDGPVNFNVKPLYKNTLPGATPEVTSAFWRSYEAASRTASAIDLSIAKAEKKTKALHKALMNSTANPETSLKQLKTIRDQINTLKSDYYGNQAKAEIGEKNPPSVNDKMFTIYLSLERSTYGPTDTNKVQMQIINTMFAKAESDLKAIQNSMDKLESILKASGAPYIDD from the coding sequence ATGAAGACACTTTCACACATTTTTTGCACACTCATGCTTACGTTTTTAATGGTTTTTTCGACTTCAGCACAAGAGAAAGCCTCTACAGAAAATCCTTTTGATGGACTTAAATTAAGAAGCATTGGTCCAGCGTTTATGAGCGGACGAATCGCTGATATCGCTATTCATCCAAATAATGAAAACATTTGGTATGTTGCCGTAGGCTCTGGTGGTGTATGGAAAACTATTAATTCTGGGACTACTTGGGTGCCTATATTTGATAAGGAAACCTCCTACTCTATCGGAACTGTTACAATAGATCCTAACAATCCGCAGACCATTTGGGTAGGTACAGGTGAAGATGTTGGTGGACGTCATGTTGGTTTTGGTGATGGTGTTTATCGAAGCGATGATGGTGGACAAACCTGGACTAATATGGGGCTTAAAGAAACGCAACATATTTCTCGTGTAAAAGTTCATCCTGATAACAGTAACATTATTTGGGTAACGGCACAAGGACCACTTTGGAGTAAAGGAGGTCAGCGGGGCTTGTATAAAAGTAAAGATCGAGGTAAAACCTGGACAAAAACGCTTGGTGATGATACATGGACAGGTGTTACAGAATTAGTATATGATCCTAGAAATCCTGATCGTATGTATGCGGCGACCTGGCAACGGCACAGAACTGTAGCAGCTTATATCGGTAATGGTCCTGGTACAGCATTATATCGAAGTGATGATGGCGGAGATACTTGGGAGAAATTAACCAATGGTTTGCCAAAAACATCTATGGGTAAAACAGGTTTGGCAATTTCTCCACACAATCCAGATGTACTGTATGCAGCAATTGAGTTAGACCGGAGAACAGGTGCTCTATATCGCTCCGAAGACGGTGGAAGTTCTTGGTCTAAACAATCAAATACTATTAGTGGTGGAACGGGTCCGCATTATTATCAAGAATTATATGCCTCACCACATCAAAAAGATCGGTTATATCTTATGGATAATACCATGCAAATTTCTGAAGATGGTGGAAAGACTTTCTACAGAATGAATAGAAAAAACAAGCACGGTGATAATCATGCCATAGCATTTAGAAAAAATGACCCTAATTACCTACTTGTTGGTACCGATGGCGGGTTATATGAATCCTTTGACTTAACAAAATCTTGGAAATACATTGAAAACTTACCTGTAACTCAATTTTATAAACTAGCAATAGATGATGCCGAACCGTTTTATAATATTTATGGAGGTACTCAGGATAATAGTACCGAAGGAGGTCCATCACGAACGGATAACATTCATGGTATACAAAATAGTGATTGGCGTGTGATTCTTAATTGGGATGGGCATCAACCAGCCACGGAACCGGGAAACCCAAATATTGTATATGCTGAACGTCAAGAGGGTACGCTTTCGCGTTTGGATATGAAAACTGGTGAAGCTGTAGACATACAACCACAACCAGCCGAGGGCGACGCAATTCAACGTTTTAATTGGGATGCTCCTATATTAGTAAGTCCACACAAACCGTCTACTATCTATTTTGCCTCACAACGTGTTTGGAAATCAGAAAATCGAGGGGATTCTTGGACCGCTATATCTAAAGATTTAACCAAAAATGAAGAGCGTATTACCTTATCTATAATGGGCAGACAACAATCTTGGGATAATGCTTGGGATGTCTACGCAATGTCTAATTACAATACAATTACGTCACTTTCAGAATCTCCTAAACAAGAAGGTCTTCTCTATGCCGGTACCGATGATGGTATGATTAATATTACTGAAAATGGAGGTGTAAATTGGAGACAAATTAAAGTGAATCAATTACCAGGCGTACCATCAACTGCTTTTGTCAATGATATCAAAGCTGATTTGCATGATGCTAACACTGTTTATGTAGCTTTAGATAATCATAAATATGGTGATTTTAAACCTTATTTATATAAAAGCACCAACAAAGGACAAACTTGGGAATCTTTAACTAAAACCATTCCGGATAATCATCTGGTATGGAGATTAGTACAAGATCATGTTGCACCAAACCTTTTATTTATAGGTACCGAATTTGGCTTATTCTTTTCGGTTGATGGAGGAAAGCAATGGACAGCTTTAAAGGGAAATGTGCCTACAATTTCGTTTAGAGATTTAGCCATACAAAAACGCGAAAATGATTTAGTTGCAGCATCTTTTGGTCGTGGATTTTATATTCTAGATGATTATTCAGGCCTAAGAGACATCTCTACAACGGTTTTAAATGCCGAAGCCAAGTTGTTTCCAGTTCGTGATGCTTGGTGGTATATACAACGTTCTCAACTCAGTTTTGAAGCGAATAAAGGAAGTCAAGGTGATTCGCATTTTGTAGCGCCTAATCCCGACTTTGGTGCTCTATTCACCTATTATCTTAAGCAAGCTCCTGTATTGCAAAAAGAACAGCGCAAAACAAAAGAAAAGAATATTAACAATCAGAACATTCCTTTTCCAGGATGGAAGATATTAGAGGATGAAAAATTAGAACAAAAACCTCAACTGGTCTTTGTGATAAAAAATCAGGCTGGTGAAGTGATACGCAATATCTTTAAAGAAGCAAAGTCTGGAATTAACAGAACTGCTTGGGATTTAAGATATCCAAATTATAATCCTATAGGTCTAAACGACAAAAATAGTAGTAAAGATGAATCAAGAGGTTTATTAGCAGCGCCTGGCACTTATAGTGTAACCATGTACTTATCACACAACGGAACTATAAAACAACTTGATGGTCCGGTAAATTTCAATGTGAAACCGCTCTATAAAAATACGTTACCAGGAGCTACACCAGAAGTAACGTCTGCTTTTTGGCGTAGTTATGAAGCTGCTTCGAGAACTGCAAGTGCGATTGATCTGTCTATAGCTAAAGCTGAGAAAAAGACAAAAGCATTACACAAAGCCCTAATGAATAGTACAGCCAACCCAGAAACGAGTTTAAAACAATTGAAGACTATAAGAGATCAAATCAATACGTTAAAATCAGATTATTATGGTAATCAGGCCAAAGCAGAAATTGGAGAAAAAAATCCACCTTCAGTTAATGATAAGATGTTCACAATTTATTTAAGTCTAGAGCGATCAACTTATGGACCAACAGACACTAACAAAGTTCAAATGCAAATAATTAATACCATGTTTGCTAAAGCGGAAAGTGATTTAAAAGCAATTCAAAACTCTATGGACAAATTAGAATCCATATTGAAAGCTTCTGGAGCTCCATATATTGATGATTAA
- a CDS encoding PD40 domain-containing protein produces MRKSYFILILSGTLFLSYCSSKKQESKTNDSLTKTIEKPYLSQKLPGLIPEVFAHGMVSTKHRDLSAFFTPDMKEFYFTRKFEGTEKWFLIVYKLENNQWKKSVVGPRVGRPIIAPNGKIMHLGSKYMERTQSGWSEIKSLGAPFDSIPIMRLTASTEGTYVFDEIGMPNGDGVIRYSRLIDGKRDEPKPFPKEINTGKWNAHPFIAPDESYIIWDGERDNGYGDSDLYISFRNQEGSWGTAINMGDKINTNSWESGGYVSPDGKYFFFNHGGDGDGDIFWVDAQVIQNLRPK; encoded by the coding sequence ATGAGAAAATCGTATTTTATTTTGATACTATCAGGAACGCTATTTTTATCTTACTGTAGTTCTAAAAAACAAGAATCAAAAACTAATGATTCATTAACTAAAACTATTGAAAAACCCTATCTCAGCCAAAAATTACCAGGTTTAATACCAGAAGTTTTTGCTCACGGTATGGTTTCAACAAAGCACCGTGATCTTAGTGCTTTTTTTACACCTGACATGAAAGAATTTTATTTCACAAGGAAATTTGAAGGAACAGAAAAGTGGTTCTTAATTGTTTATAAATTAGAAAACAATCAATGGAAAAAATCTGTTGTTGGTCCAAGAGTAGGTAGGCCAATCATTGCTCCGAACGGTAAGATCATGCATCTAGGCAGCAAATATATGGAGCGTACCCAGTCTGGATGGTCAGAAATAAAAAGTCTTGGTGCTCCTTTTGATTCTATTCCCATTATGCGTTTGACAGCTTCCACTGAGGGAACTTATGTTTTTGATGAGATAGGCATGCCAAACGGGGATGGTGTTATTCGCTATTCGCGATTAATAGATGGAAAACGTGATGAACCAAAGCCATTTCCAAAAGAGATTAATACAGGAAAATGGAATGCCCATCCTTTTATTGCACCGGATGAATCCTACATAATCTGGGATGGTGAAAGAGATAACGGATATGGTGATTCCGATTTGTATATCAGTTTTCGAAATCAAGAAGGTTCTTGGGGAACTGCCATTAATATGGGAGACAAGATAAATACTAATTCTTGGGAATCTGGAGGATACGTAAGTCCAGATGGTAAGTATTTTTTCTTTAACCATGGGGGAGACGGAGATGGAGATATATTTTGGGTAGATGCACAAGTTATTCAAAATCTCAGGCCCAAATAA
- a CDS encoding lipopolysaccharide assembly protein LapB, whose amino-acid sequence MGKYILFIVILLCGVNLFAKNLPAEESKNVAIYWDASFSQKDKNISKELEFLDVFFKDHPNVKVKLVIVNSKLVTDEHIEIKSSDWSSLKQKLSDVNYDSALDLDLINTKITADFLLFFTDGHGYLGEFKKNLYSPRIYTISSTPKINKKFLYETSFYSLGYHINLQELDANSGVKVITENKKMIRLEFVTNKNTDSQKKYIEGVVKDDIDVLPGINVLVQGKNRGTITDKNGNYKIAVEPGDVLVFSSANKEEVIAKVTTDDNFIDINMNDKVTSLEAAIVKSKVRKERIMVDVGMRKVDEKSVGYAVQTVEVDDQIDLGQEIAGKFTGVKLYSQSSLNNVIIRTRKTFLGSTEPAVFIDDVPTGGNLDILDSYNVESVKVLKGFAATNLYGSVGVNGIILITTKGGKKLSGRNKEKEQKNKNIPVKIFTSPLLVSDGPESNFITLFKKESDYNKAYKMYLNMREFNKDNVTFFVECSDYFFDNNKKDIGIQILSNLIELFPNNTSVLKVLAFNLEKRELFDRAQKVYQRIIDVSPLQSQIYLDLANNYSNEKQYQKSVDLFNKVAKNKVKAIKSFNGLQNQIENDFKYLLSKRNQKWRLRNVDQKFFMLPKYDLRVVTEWSHPVVEFEMQYINPKKQYFVLSHTMNKDKKTIDHELTYKYTSDEYIIANTEKGDWYLNIKLPNDYIPNIKEPKFLKIKLYTKFGSAEEKLQTHIINLDRITQNRIFTSFKI is encoded by the coding sequence ATGGGAAAATATATACTATTCATCGTTATTCTTTTATGTGGTGTCAACCTATTTGCAAAAAATCTACCTGCTGAAGAATCTAAGAATGTTGCTATCTATTGGGATGCATCTTTTTCGCAAAAAGACAAGAATATCTCTAAGGAGCTTGAATTTTTGGATGTTTTTTTCAAAGATCACCCAAATGTCAAAGTAAAACTAGTTATCGTAAACTCTAAATTAGTTACGGATGAACACATAGAGATTAAATCCTCGGATTGGAGTTCACTAAAACAAAAACTTAGTGATGTCAATTATGACAGTGCGTTGGATCTCGATTTAATAAATACTAAGATAACGGCTGACTTCTTACTTTTTTTTACTGATGGACATGGATATTTAGGTGAATTTAAAAAAAACTTATACAGTCCTAGAATATATACTATAAGTAGTACTCCAAAAATTAATAAAAAGTTTCTTTATGAAACTTCCTTTTATAGTTTAGGGTATCATATTAACCTTCAAGAACTAGATGCGAATTCTGGTGTAAAAGTTATTACAGAAAATAAAAAAATGATTCGCTTAGAGTTTGTCACTAATAAAAATACAGATTCACAAAAAAAATATATAGAAGGCGTCGTTAAAGATGATATAGATGTTTTACCTGGTATAAATGTTCTGGTACAAGGTAAAAACAGAGGTACAATTACAGATAAAAATGGTAATTATAAAATTGCGGTAGAACCCGGGGATGTTTTGGTATTTAGTAGTGCTAATAAAGAAGAAGTTATAGCAAAGGTAACTACTGATGATAATTTTATTGACATCAATATGAATGATAAAGTGACTAGTTTAGAAGCCGCTATTGTCAAATCCAAAGTGCGAAAAGAGCGAATAATGGTTGATGTAGGAATGAGGAAAGTGGATGAAAAATCCGTAGGATATGCAGTTCAGACTGTCGAGGTCGATGATCAAATTGACTTAGGACAAGAAATAGCCGGTAAATTTACAGGAGTAAAGCTTTATAGTCAAAGTAGTCTAAATAATGTTATAATACGTACACGAAAGACCTTTTTAGGATCAACTGAACCTGCAGTATTTATAGATGATGTGCCTACAGGCGGTAATCTCGATATTCTTGATTCCTATAATGTTGAAAGTGTAAAAGTATTGAAAGGATTTGCAGCCACTAACCTGTATGGTTCTGTAGGAGTTAATGGTATCATATTGATTACTACTAAAGGTGGAAAAAAACTATCCGGTAGGAATAAAGAAAAAGAACAGAAAAACAAAAATATTCCGGTTAAAATCTTTACATCTCCACTTCTTGTATCTGATGGTCCGGAATCTAATTTTATAACCTTATTTAAAAAAGAATCTGACTACAATAAAGCATATAAAATGTATCTTAATATGCGAGAGTTTAACAAAGATAATGTCACTTTTTTTGTAGAATGTTCTGATTATTTTTTTGATAATAATAAGAAAGATATAGGAATACAGATTCTTTCCAATCTAATAGAATTATTTCCAAATAATACTTCTGTTCTTAAAGTGTTGGCTTTTAATCTTGAAAAAAGGGAGTTATTTGATCGTGCACAAAAAGTGTATCAAAGAATTATTGATGTTTCACCTTTGCAATCACAGATATATCTAGATTTAGCCAATAATTATTCTAATGAGAAACAATATCAGAAATCTGTTGATTTGTTTAATAAGGTTGCTAAGAACAAGGTTAAAGCAATAAAATCATTTAATGGATTACAAAATCAAATAGAAAATGATTTTAAATACTTGCTATCCAAACGTAATCAAAAATGGAGGTTAAGAAATGTTGATCAAAAGTTTTTTATGTTACCTAAATATGACTTACGAGTTGTTACAGAATGGTCTCATCCCGTTGTAGAATTCGAAATGCAATACATTAATCCAAAAAAGCAATATTTTGTTTTAAGTCATACCATGAATAAAGACAAAAAAACTATAGATCACGAACTCACTTATAAGTATACATCAGATGAGTATATAATTGCAAATACAGAAAAGGGAGATTGGTATCTAAACATCAAACTTCCTAATGATTATATTCCAAATATTAAAGAACCTAAATTTTTAAAAATTAAATTGTATACTAAGTTTGGAAGTGCTGAAGAGAAATTACAGACGCATATCATAAACTTAGATAGAATTACTCAAAACAGAATATTTACTTCTTTTAAGATTTAA
- a CDS encoding serine hydrolase: MKNITRLMLLILSILSHSSFAQQSNKLAPEATAVEAKGSLRDIPILKKAYYDAAPRDRKDGIPVGKLDIDSGDKAMIVNLAREIAESKDSIFDSFLIAHRGKLLFESYYNRGRINLAHPQASATKTYTGLALGRAIQLGYLSMDDLDKPLVSFLKDLDPTKFVEGAEKITLYQALTMTTGIHINDKNRKRIQNNPERLKGQGQVQALFEYSDPITAETQLFRYSPGPQLIMQVINVIVPGTAKDFIKKEFLDKLGIINYDWPTAPSGLPESGWKVSITSRDMIKIGTLAMNKGQWKGEQLIPEAFINKATSRINYSGDEDIFGGGKDVSNQGYGYFWWSADLKVGNKSYFAASAQGGGGQYIILIEELDLIIVATGHNNHGNGALQITAEHILPAFIK; encoded by the coding sequence ATGAAAAACATAACAAGGCTAATGCTTCTAATTCTTTCTATACTATCACATAGTAGTTTCGCCCAACAAAGTAATAAACTCGCACCAGAAGCTACAGCTGTCGAAGCGAAAGGCTCATTAAGGGATATTCCGATACTCAAAAAAGCTTATTATGATGCAGCACCAAGGGATAGAAAAGATGGTATACCTGTTGGGAAATTAGACATTGATAGTGGAGATAAAGCAATGATTGTTAACCTAGCTAGAGAGATCGCAGAAAGTAAAGATAGTATCTTCGATAGTTTTCTTATTGCTCATAGGGGCAAGCTCCTCTTTGAATCTTATTATAACCGTGGTCGCATTAACTTAGCTCATCCACAAGCCTCTGCAACCAAAACTTATACAGGCTTAGCGCTTGGTCGTGCCATCCAACTAGGGTATCTATCCATGGACGATTTAGACAAACCCTTAGTCAGTTTCTTGAAAGATCTGGATCCAACAAAATTTGTTGAAGGTGCAGAAAAAATAACTCTATATCAAGCATTGACCATGACCACAGGCATTCATATCAATGATAAAAACCGGAAAAGAATACAGAACAATCCAGAAAGATTGAAAGGTCAAGGGCAAGTTCAAGCGCTTTTTGAGTATAGTGATCCTATTACTGCAGAAACACAACTGTTTCGTTACAGCCCTGGACCTCAATTAATAATGCAAGTTATTAATGTTATCGTGCCAGGAACAGCTAAAGACTTTATAAAAAAAGAATTCCTCGATAAATTAGGCATCATAAATTATGATTGGCCAACTGCTCCAAGTGGCTTACCTGAATCTGGATGGAAAGTAAGCATAACATCACGAGATATGATTAAAATTGGAACATTGGCCATGAACAAAGGTCAATGGAAGGGAGAACAACTAATTCCAGAAGCCTTTATTAACAAAGCAACTAGCAGGATCAATTATTCTGGGGATGAAGATATTTTTGGTGGTGGCAAAGATGTTTCCAATCAGGGATACGGTTATTTCTGGTGGAGTGCGGATTTGAAAGTTGGTAACAAAAGTTATTTTGCCGCAAGTGCTCAAGGAGGAGGAGGTCAGTATATCATTTTAATTGAAGAGCTAGATCTCATCATAGTTGCTACAGGTCATAATAATCATGGTAACGGTGCTTTACAAATAACTGCAGAACACATTTTACCAGCTTTTATTAAGTAA
- a CDS encoding DUF6642 family protein, with protein MLDKRQQLPQKQLIDTDYFIYCLEAVDDIETNKITEAQEKLEKLTSQYGVASIYKTCDTIEGLEASLNALVLDDHYFKNYEIIYFVITGEANSICLNDYYYSLQEIAEIFEGRLQGKILHFSNAKVLDLDEEEAQYFLDITGAKGVSGYGNPYNGITSSNLDIAFFNLFKEDENMLDVVEELHQRHYKACKLLDFRLYY; from the coding sequence TTGTTAGATAAAAGACAGCAATTACCCCAAAAACAATTGATAGATACAGATTATTTCATTTACTGTTTAGAAGCAGTGGATGATATAGAAACAAACAAGATTACCGAAGCACAAGAAAAATTAGAAAAATTAACTTCGCAATATGGAGTAGCTAGTATTTATAAAACATGCGACACCATTGAAGGTTTAGAGGCTAGCTTAAATGCATTGGTCCTGGATGATCATTATTTTAAAAATTATGAAATCATCTACTTTGTGATAACAGGTGAAGCAAATAGTATTTGTTTGAATGATTACTATTACAGTTTACAGGAGATTGCAGAAATTTTTGAAGGAAGATTACAAGGAAAGATTTTACATTTTTCAAATGCAAAAGTGCTGGATTTAGACGAAGAAGAGGCACAATATTTTTTGGATATTACCGGCGCAAAAGGTGTTTCTGGATACGGTAATCCATATAATGGAATCACTAGTTCTAATCTTGATATCGCATTCTTTAACTTATTTAAAGAAGATGAGAATATGCTAGATGTTGTAGAAGAGTTGCACCAAAGACATTATAAAGCCTGTAAACTACTTGATTTTAGATTGTATTACTAA